One window from the genome of Desulfallas thermosapovorans DSM 6562 encodes:
- a CDS encoding complex I subunit 4 family protein, whose amino-acid sequence MDFPVLLAILLAPLVASLILMFIPKEENILIKSVAAVGMFISLALSMYAYFAYNQDLGGLQFVFGRDIPWIRDLGVTFFLAVDGISLPMLLLTNLIGFSAIFASWNVNNRPKEFFILLLLLIAGVMGTFIAHDLFIFLLFYEVVVIPIYVMVVIWGSSKRVTKEYAGMKLTMYLLIGSGFLLVGVIALFVKTTALAGVPDMSFTGLAVVAQQLERFDQIWLFALMLLGFGSLISMWPFHSWSPDGYAGAPTAVSMIHAGVLKKIGGYGLIKIAVYMLPLGATFWAPYMAVLGVIGVAYAAMGALAQKDLKYVVGYSSVSHMGYVILAVACLDVIGLNGAVANMFAHGVMAALFFSMIGFIYEKTHTRWIPDMGGLARQTPRLAVGFMLAAMASLGLPGLVSFIPEFTIFIASFKAYGGLAVIGIAGIIITALYVLRAGANTLFGPPRAEYDHLEDIRGPEMVPLVVLGTVLVVGGFLPSLLFDMINSGVVPLHAAISDALQLGGKF is encoded by the coding sequence ATGGATTTTCCGGTGCTTTTAGCCATTTTGCTGGCGCCGCTGGTTGCATCATTAATCCTGATGTTTATACCAAAGGAAGAAAACATACTGATTAAGAGTGTAGCCGCTGTGGGTATGTTTATATCTCTGGCTCTTAGTATGTATGCTTACTTTGCTTATAACCAGGATCTCGGCGGTCTGCAGTTTGTTTTCGGGCGCGACATACCATGGATTCGAGATTTGGGCGTAACCTTTTTCCTGGCCGTGGACGGCATCAGTTTGCCCATGCTGCTGTTAACCAACTTGATTGGATTTTCGGCGATATTCGCCTCCTGGAATGTCAATAACCGGCCCAAGGAATTTTTCATTCTGCTGCTGCTGTTGATTGCCGGTGTTATGGGTACCTTTATCGCTCACGACCTGTTTATCTTCCTGCTGTTCTATGAAGTAGTGGTTATTCCCATTTATGTCATGGTGGTTATCTGGGGTAGTTCCAAACGGGTTACCAAGGAATACGCCGGTATGAAACTGACCATGTACTTGCTGATCGGAAGCGGGTTCCTGCTGGTGGGTGTAATTGCCCTGTTCGTAAAAACAACGGCCCTGGCCGGGGTTCCGGACATGAGTTTCACCGGGTTGGCCGTGGTGGCCCAACAGCTGGAACGATTTGATCAAATCTGGCTGTTTGCGCTGATGCTGCTTGGTTTTGGTTCACTTATATCCATGTGGCCATTCCACTCCTGGTCACCCGACGGTTATGCCGGGGCTCCCACTGCGGTGAGTATGATCCACGCCGGTGTATTGAAAAAAATCGGCGGTTACGGTTTAATTAAAATTGCGGTTTACATGCTACCTCTGGGTGCTACCTTCTGGGCCCCGTATATGGCCGTGCTGGGTGTTATCGGCGTCGCTTACGCCGCCATGGGCGCCCTGGCCCAGAAAGACCTCAAATATGTCGTTGGTTATTCCAGTGTCAGCCACATGGGCTATGTCATTTTAGCAGTGGCCTGTTTGGATGTCATTGGCTTAAATGGTGCCGTGGCCAACATGTTCGCCCACGGTGTAATGGCCGCGTTATTCTTCTCCATGATCGGCTTTATTTACGAAAAAACCCATACCCGCTGGATTCCGGATATGGGCGGTTTGGCTCGCCAAACACCGCGACTGGCTGTGGGATTTATGCTGGCGGCTATGGCTTCCCTGGGATTGCCGGGCTTGGTTAGCTTTATTCCCGAGTTCACCATCTTTATTGCCAGCTTTAAAGCCTATGGCGGCCTGGCGGTTATCGGTATTGCGGGTATCATTATTACCGCTCTGTATGTACTACGTGCCGGTGCCAACACCCTTTTCGGCCCGCCACGTGCGGAATATGATCACCTGGAAGATATCAGGGGACCGGAAATGGTGCCTTTGGTAGTACTGGGCACCGTACTGGTGGTTGGAGGTTTCCTCCCCTCCCTGTTGTTTGACATGATTAACAGCGGCGTCGTGCCCCTGCATGCTGCGATAAGCGACGCGCTCCAGTTAGGGGGGAAGTTTTAA